GAACGGTCTATCCCATCTTGCGCAAACTTAAAAGCGACGGGTTTGTAACAACCTATCTTGTTGAAGAAAGCGGCGGCCCGCCACGCAAATACTATTCACTCACCGATTTAGGGCAGGAAGAATTTATGCAAACACGCGATGAATGGCTGAATTTTGCTGAAACGATTAAGAAATTGATAAAAGGGGAATTGAACGATGACTAAGCAAGAATATCTCGCCGCGCTGGAAAAAGCGCTGAAATCGATTAACACAAATGAGGCCGCCGACATTTTAAATGAGTATGAAGAGCATTTTAATCTGAAAATCGCTGATGGATATAGCGAAGCAGAAACGGCTGATCGTTTGGGTACGCCGGAAGAACTGGCGGTGCAATTTAAGGAAATCACGCCGCGTGTGTACGGTCGAGTGGGCACGAAGATTGTGTTGGGGATAGGATTTTTCTTTTTAAACAGCATGTTGGCTATTCCGCTTATTGCATCGCTATACGCGATGATTATCTCTTTGGGCGCGACAGCTATTGCTGTAGGTGCAGGTGGATTGTTTATGGTGGCGGGACTGGGTCGTCCCGGCTCGTTGTTGAGTGACTATGTCGATACACTCTATATGCCGTATCTATCTTCGCTGTTATTAGGGTTTGCGCTGTTGGCATTGGCAGCGTTAGCGGTCATTGGAACGATTTACTGTCTGCGATATGCCAACCACCTTGTCAAGAATTATATTGGTTGGCACAAAACAGCTTGGACAGGGCGCAAAAAGCCGCCGGCATCGCTGCATCCCGTGATTGCGCCGAAAAGACGTCGATTGATGCGCACGATTGCGCTTATTTCGTTAATTGCGTTTGCCGTAACTTTTATTGCAGGGACTGTGTCACTTGTGATTGCTGCCGGTGAGATCGAATTTTGGCATGCCTGGCAATGGTTTGAATAAAAAAGCAGGAGTAATGCACCATGAACATCATGCTCAAACACGTTCTGCGTGATATTCGCCCGAAAAAACTTCTCTCGATGTTAGTTATCTCTTCTGTGGTCGTTGCATCATCGCTGTTGTTTGTTTCGTTATCGGTGACTGATGCCGCATCACAAGGCAATCTCGGCGAACAATTTACACTCGCATTTTCTTTAGTTTTCCTTGCAGCGTCGGGAATGTGCGTCTTTATTATTTCGTCAAGTTTTCGTGTCATTGTCGCAAGTCGGCTTGAAACATGAGGCACTTTCCGTAGTGTAGGAGCATCAATTTTATGTCTCTTTAAGATTGCTTTCGCTTTTTCGAGCAGGACTGAGAGGGAGCATGGCTTTATGAGGGTTCGCACTGGTGCGGGGGTTGTTGAGGGATTTGTTTTTAAGTTAATGTAGAAAATGCTTATAATACGAAGCTGCCACCAAAGCCTTCACCTTTATCACTTGCGATTATTTGCCCTGTAATGCATTTTGCATAATCGCTGTGTAAAAACAATGCCAAATCTGCGGCATCGTTTGGTGTACACCAACGG
The sequence above is a segment of the Oscillospiraceae bacterium genome. Coding sequences within it:
- a CDS encoding PadR family transcriptional regulator, producing the protein MNIQFKKGVLELCVLSLLAKRDRYGYDVSESLSKHIDISDGTVYPILRKLKSDGFVTTYLVEESGGPPRKYYSLTDLGQEEFMQTRDEWLNFAETIKKLIKGELNDD
- a CDS encoding DUF1700 domain-containing protein, whose protein sequence is MTKQEYLAALEKALKSINTNEAADILNEYEEHFNLKIADGYSEAETADRLGTPEELAVQFKEITPRVYGRVGTKIVLGIGFFFLNSMLAIPLIASLYAMIISLGATAIAVGAGGLFMVAGLGRPGSLLSDYVDTLYMPYLSSLLLGFALLALAALAVIGTIYCLRYANHLVKNYIGWHKTAWTGRKKPPASLHPVIAPKRRRLMRTIALISLIAFAVTFIAGTVSLVIAAGEIEFWHAWQWFE